One Zeugodacus cucurbitae isolate PBARC_wt_2022May chromosome 3, idZeuCucr1.2, whole genome shotgun sequence genomic region harbors:
- the LOC105217598 gene encoding zinc finger protein OZF isoform X1, whose translation MDKKNNKDKPPLESIFIPAYPIIKAPFLKTQQQIFVASLPVICEPDIVIKTEDDQQDDDCEVKETKSEKRTVETPPPPRSTTFFDHDDTSSSSDDYGADDNDFFEDAKYRSKTKSTEKGSISENKSLKDADGTEYKVTCKMCTMGFQRISNYKTHMKKKHKIDLNESEDGTRRKVKKRLSTAERRLLEPKIKCSICSMGFQRSSNYTSHMKKIHKIVGDATPFSCPNCPRKYEFEYELKRHMKKYIPLDERLIFPCPQCDRKFQTKVHVTRHIQFVHDNSRPFICEECGEAVHTRTILREHMLTHTDYSPYECKVCGKSFKQKQRLKRHMDIHGEKHICTVCGKELSSRCTLNKHLLVHTEDKAHKCEFCGRAFKLIKTLKVHLNIHTGEKRYECNFCDKVFSAPSTRRQHKKKKHPEKLLELEMLKAKSHIKNDETSGDNSLASNPNDKGNNEAMDYSSSMNQPTTSAAMFFKNTAIPKDYPLPDFRMLDFVGRMMME comes from the exons ATGGATAAAAAGAATAATAAGGATAAACCTCCACTTGAGTCCATTTTTATTCCTGCATATCCTATTATCAAAGCACCATTCTTAAAAactcaacaacaaatttttgtaGCTAGTTTACCTGTAATATGTGAGCCCGACATAGTGATTAAAACAGAAGATGACCAACAGGATGATGATTGCGAAGTTAAAGAAACAAAAAGCGAGAAGCGGACTGTGGAAACGCCGCCACCGCCAAGGAGTACAACATTCTTTGATCATGACGATACAAGTAGCAGCAGCGATGACTACGGTGCGGACGATAACGACTTTTTTGAAGATGCGAAGTAtagaagcaaaacaaaaagcacCGAAAAAGGAAGTATTAGTGAAAATAAATCGTTAAAGGATGCCGACGGAACTGAATATAAAGTTACCTGTAAAATGTGCACAATGGGATTTCAACGTATAAGCAACTACAAAACACACatgaaaaagaaacataaaattgatttaaatgagTCTGAAGACGGTACAAGGAGAAAAGTGAAGAAACGTTTATCGACTGCGGAAAGACGTTTACTGGAACCCAAGATAAAATGCAGTATCTGTTCAATGGGTTTTCAACGTAGTAGCAACTACACAAGTCACATgaagaaaatacataaaatagttGGCGATGCAACGCCGTTTAGTTGTCCAAATTGTCCGCGTAAATACGAATTTGAGTACGAGTTGAAACGTCACATGAAAAAATACATACCATTGGATGAGAGACTCATATTCCCATGTCCGCAATGTGATAGAAAATTCCAAACAAAAGTTCATGTGACACGACACATCCAATTTGTTCACGACAATTCCCGTCCATTTATATGTGAGGAATGTGGCGAGGCTGTCCACACTAGAACCATCTTGCGTGAACATATGCTCACACATACAGACTATTCACCGTATGAATGCAAAGTATGCGGCAAGAGCtttaaacaaaagcaaagacTAAAG cGACACATGGATATTCATGGAGAAAAGCACATTTGCACAGTATGTGGCAAAGAATTGAGTTCTCGTTGTACACTTAATAAACATTTACTGGTGCACACAGAAGATAAAGCGCATAAATGtgaattttgtgggcgtgcatTCAAActtattaaaactttaaaagtgcatttaaatattcacACTGGTGAAAAGAGATATGAATGCAATTTTTGCGATAAAGTGTTCTCGGCACCTTCGACGCGTCGtcaacacaaaaagaaaaaacatccTGAGAAGCTACTTGAACTAGAGATGTTAAAGGCAAAATCACATATTAAAAACGATGAGACCAGTGGGGATAACTCGTT AGCGAGTAATCCAAACGATAAAGGCAATAACGAAGCAATGGATTACTCGTCAAGCATGAATCAGCCAACAACTAGCGCCGctatgttttttaaaaataccgCAATACCGAAAG ATTATCCTCTGCCGGACTTCAGAATGTTGGATTTTGTTGGTAGAATGATGATGGAGTAA
- the LOC105217598 gene encoding zinc finger protein OZF isoform X2 has translation MDKKNNKDKPPLESIFIPAYPIIKAPFLKTQQQIFVASLPVICEPDIVIKTEDDQQDDDCEVKETKSEKRTVETPPPPRSTTFFDHDDTSSSSDDYGADDNDFFEDAKYRSKTKSTEKGSISENKSLKDADGTEYKVTCKMCTMGFQRISNYKTHMKKKHKIDLNESEDGTRRKVKKRLSTAERRLLEPKIKCSICSMGFQRSSNYTSHMKKIHKIVGDATPFSCPNCPRKYEFEYELKRHMKKYIPLDERLIFPCPQCDRKFQTKVHVTRHIQFVHDNSRPFICEECGEAVHTRTILREHMLTHTDYSPYECKVCGKSFKQKQRLKRHMDIHGEKHICTVCGKELSSRCTLNKHLLVHTEDKAHKCEFCGRAFKLIKTLKVHLNIHTGEKRYECNFCDKVFSAPSTRRQHKKKKHPEKLLELEMLKAKSHIKNDETSGDNSASNPNDKGNNEAMDYSSSMNQPTTSAAMFFKNTAIPKDYPLPDFRMLDFVGRMMME, from the exons ATGGATAAAAAGAATAATAAGGATAAACCTCCACTTGAGTCCATTTTTATTCCTGCATATCCTATTATCAAAGCACCATTCTTAAAAactcaacaacaaatttttgtaGCTAGTTTACCTGTAATATGTGAGCCCGACATAGTGATTAAAACAGAAGATGACCAACAGGATGATGATTGCGAAGTTAAAGAAACAAAAAGCGAGAAGCGGACTGTGGAAACGCCGCCACCGCCAAGGAGTACAACATTCTTTGATCATGACGATACAAGTAGCAGCAGCGATGACTACGGTGCGGACGATAACGACTTTTTTGAAGATGCGAAGTAtagaagcaaaacaaaaagcacCGAAAAAGGAAGTATTAGTGAAAATAAATCGTTAAAGGATGCCGACGGAACTGAATATAAAGTTACCTGTAAAATGTGCACAATGGGATTTCAACGTATAAGCAACTACAAAACACACatgaaaaagaaacataaaattgatttaaatgagTCTGAAGACGGTACAAGGAGAAAAGTGAAGAAACGTTTATCGACTGCGGAAAGACGTTTACTGGAACCCAAGATAAAATGCAGTATCTGTTCAATGGGTTTTCAACGTAGTAGCAACTACACAAGTCACATgaagaaaatacataaaatagttGGCGATGCAACGCCGTTTAGTTGTCCAAATTGTCCGCGTAAATACGAATTTGAGTACGAGTTGAAACGTCACATGAAAAAATACATACCATTGGATGAGAGACTCATATTCCCATGTCCGCAATGTGATAGAAAATTCCAAACAAAAGTTCATGTGACACGACACATCCAATTTGTTCACGACAATTCCCGTCCATTTATATGTGAGGAATGTGGCGAGGCTGTCCACACTAGAACCATCTTGCGTGAACATATGCTCACACATACAGACTATTCACCGTATGAATGCAAAGTATGCGGCAAGAGCtttaaacaaaagcaaagacTAAAG cGACACATGGATATTCATGGAGAAAAGCACATTTGCACAGTATGTGGCAAAGAATTGAGTTCTCGTTGTACACTTAATAAACATTTACTGGTGCACACAGAAGATAAAGCGCATAAATGtgaattttgtgggcgtgcatTCAAActtattaaaactttaaaagtgcatttaaatattcacACTGGTGAAAAGAGATATGAATGCAATTTTTGCGATAAAGTGTTCTCGGCACCTTCGACGCGTCGtcaacacaaaaagaaaaaacatccTGAGAAGCTACTTGAACTAGAGATGTTAAAGGCAAAATCACATATTAAAAACGATGAGACCAGTGGGGATAACTC AGCGAGTAATCCAAACGATAAAGGCAATAACGAAGCAATGGATTACTCGTCAAGCATGAATCAGCCAACAACTAGCGCCGctatgttttttaaaaataccgCAATACCGAAAG ATTATCCTCTGCCGGACTTCAGAATGTTGGATTTTGTTGGTAGAATGATGATGGAGTAA
- the LOC105217602 gene encoding zinc finger protein 624 translates to MSDIELNQKYPLVLEETNPFIEEWKRWCRLCAKADVQCINVLSGHCVQSTLASDNYNSLNILAAIEEFFHVQIKEDEKLSPFVCAECYEVVTSFVKFNANIKKVQQLYDELLHSDDKTKLNISALYDKYGLFRDETISTQTSTKLPVEEIFIADSPVPKCSNFSIQIKNERSDEFPAEVFIKEFDKKEEFQDPFGEEEVLTGMQNNSPLNEDENNSRSEDLNVPMDTEDSDEDVEEEEEVCTNNRINNDSVESEDSTEISKETEYTCSICLMRFHRRSNYSVHVKKKHDKIVCTHCPSLFDSKPILKQHMKDHRQLFPCPHCDRKFVTKEYVSQHIKFIHDDERPFICETCGDAVRTKGQLKEHMLTHTDYSPFECKECGKCFKQKQRLKRHMQIHGDKHICTECGKQLSTRATLNSHLLVHSDKMPHKCDYCGRLFKRAKTLKNHLIAHTGLRPYSCDFCDKTFSTGPSCRFHKKTMHPVELAAQEAAGVKTYTKNIPNLDVLKAVSRTAENLTPLASKQNGYATFDRKKEPPKADIETKSNEAIMAYKIGLIVVRLYTQELRMADFYKNNSDHIGIMSEDTFADEWKSWCRLCARADAEYINIISTQWKMPMPAISACNSSSIATVIEELFHVQIQEDEKLSKVVCAECYQLVTSWIKFRERVKRVQEMYSDLQNHHYLHKLSSKLLYEKYNIIENEPFLTSNTNKLPVEEIFVADLPITNIPELTEIEVKSEKKSDEVPAEMLLTDFEKSDEFVDPIGDVDAGMDNLDTPMTEEDDGSSDSEQSESKFECLNNDSENVEKRTEKILKNHNQDFEYNYTCKKCTQGFQRLKNYITHMKKKYGEINCPQCTGSFKNAIKLRLHMKIHPKAFPCTLCDKKFETKTRLAKHISCAHEDEQPLICEVCGVTLRSRKQLREHMLQHTDYSPFECKVCGTSFKIKSRLKRHMQIHGDKYICPECGKQLSTRATLKSHLLVHSDQMSHKCDYCGRLFKRANTLKNHLIAHTDLRPYACDFCDKRFSTGPSCRFHKKTMHPKELAELEASGAKAYTKNIPTLNVLKAVSRTGENFKPLASKQNGCVHFDKDIQAKTVVASSTTTTNATNVQD, encoded by the exons ATGTCGGATATTGAATTGAATCAAAAATATCCCTTGGTACTTGAGGAAACCAATCCTTTTATTGAGGAATGGAAACGTTGGTGTCGGCTCTGTGCAAAGGCTGATGTACAATGTATTAATGTTTTATCAGGACACTGTGTGCAATCCACACTCGCAAGTGATAATTACAATTCTTTAAACATACTTGCCGCTATAGAAGAATTTTTTCACGTACAA ATTAAAGAAGATGAGAAGCTCTCACCTTTTGTATGTGCTGAGTGTTACGAGGTGGTAACatcttttgttaaatttaatgcTAACATCAAAAAGGTCCAGCAATTGTACGATGAGCTTTTGCATAGCGATGATAAAACCAAACTCAATATATCAGCTTTATATGATAAGTATGGTCTATTCAGGGATGAAACTATTTCGACACAAACCAGTACCAAACTACCAGTGGAAGAAATTTTCATTGCTGATTCACCAGTGCCGAAGTGTTCTAATTTTtcgatacaaataaaaaatgaaagatCAGATGAATTCCCAGCAGAAGTATTCATTAAAGAATTTGACAAAAAAGAAGAATTTCAAGATCCATTTGGTGAAGAGGAAGTACTTACTGGTATGCAAAACAATTCTCCACTAAATGAAGAtgaaaataatagcagaagtgAAGACTTGAATGTGCCAATGGATACCGAAGATTCAGATGAAgacgtagaagaagaagaagaagtttgtACAAACAATAGAATTAATAATGACAGTGTGGAATCGGAAGATTCTACCGAAATATCCAAAGAAACTGAATATACTTGTAGTATTTGTTTAATGCGTTTTCATCGTAGAAGTAACTATTCGGTACATGTAAAGAAAAAGCATGATAAAATTGTATGCACGCATTGCCCAAGCTTATTTGATAGTAAACCAATTTTAAAGCAGCACATGAAAGATCATCGACAATTATTCCCCTGCCCGCACTGCGATCGAAAGTTCGTAACAAAAGAATATGTATCTCAACACATAAAATTTATACATGATGATGAACGTCCATTCATTTGCGAGACGTGCGGTGATGCCGTGCGCACGAAAGGACAACTTAAAGAACACATGTTGACACACACAGACTATTCTCCCTTTGAATGCAAAGAATGTGGCAAATGTTTCAAGCAAAAGCAACGTTTAAAG CGCCATATGCAGATACACGGAGACAAGCATATCTGTACGGAATGCGGCAAGCAACTGAGCACGCGCGCTACACTAAATAGTCACCTACTAGTGCATTCCGACAAGATGCCACACAAATGTGATTATTGTGGACGGCTTTTCAAACGTGCTAAAACGcttaaaaatcatttaattgcACATACTGGCCTTAGACCGTATTCTTGTGACTTTTGTGACAAAACCTTTTCAACTGGACCGAGCTGTCGTTTTCACAAGAAAACTATGCATCCAGTTGAATTGGCTGCACAAGAGGCGGCAGGCGTGAAAACATATACGAAGAATATACCAAATTTAGATGTTTTAAAGGCCGT TTCGCGCACTGCGGAGAATCTTACTCCTCTAGCATCCAAACAAAACGGTTATGCTACATTTGATAGGAAAAAAGAGCCGCCAAAAGCGGATATTGAAACAAAATCGAACGAAGCAATTATGGCA TACAAAATAGGATTAATTGTCGTCCGCCTGTACACGCAAGAACTAAGAATggcagatttttataaaaataatagtgaCCATATTGGCATCATGTCAGAAGACACATTTGCCGATGAATGGAAAAGTTGGTGCCGCCTTTGTGCCCGTGCTGACGCCGAATATATTAATATCATATCCACACAATGGAAAATGCCTATGCCAGCAATTAGTGCATGCAACAGCAGTAGTATTGCTACTGTTATAGAAGAACTCTTTCATGTGCAA ATACAAGAGGATGAGAAGTTGTCGAAAGTAGTTTGTGCAGAATGTTATCAATTAGTTACTTCATGGATAAAATTTAGGGAACGCGTGAAAAGAGTTCAAGAAATGTACAGTGATCTACAAAATCACCATTACTTACACAAGTTGAGTTCAAAATTGTTGTatgaaaaatacaatataattgaaaatgaacCATTTTTGACATCAAACACCAACAAACTGCCTGTTGAAGAAATTTTCGTTGCTGATTTACCAATCACAAATATACCAGAGTTAACAGAAATTGAAGTAAAAAGTGAGAAAAAGTCTGATGAAGTTCCGGCTGAAATGCTGTTAACCGACTTTGAAAAGAGCGATGAATTTGTTGATCCAATAGGTGATGTGGATGCCGGTATGGATAATCTTGATACTCCTATGACTGAAGAAGATGATGGCAGCAGTGATAGTGAACAAAGTGAAAGCAAATTTGAGTGTTTAAATAATGATTCAGAAAACGTTGAAAAAAGAACAgagaaaatcttaaaaaatcatAACCAAGACTTTGAATATAATTACACTTGCAAAAAGTGCACACAAGGTTTTCAACGTCTTAAAAACTACATCACTCATATGAAAAAGAAATATGGCGAAATTAATTGCCCTCAATGCACCGGATCatttaaaaatgcaattaaactAAGGCTGCATATGAAAATTCATCCAAAAGCGTTTCCATGTACACTTTGTGATAAAAAGTTTGAAACAAAAACCCGACTAGCAAAGCATATAAGTTGTGCACATGAAGATGAACAACCGTTGATTTGTGAAGTATGCGGTGTTACTTTGCGCTCGAGAAAGCAACTCAGAGAACATATGCTCCAACACACAGACTACTCACCGTTTGAATGTAAAGTTTGTGGCAcatcttttaaaataaaaagtcgaCTGAAG cgGCACATGCAAATACATGGAGACAAATATATTTGTCCTGAATGTGGTAAACAATTGAGTACGCGTGCTACACTCAAAAGCCACTTGCTTGTTCATTCCGATCAGATGTCACACAAGTGTGATTATTGTGGACGACTCTTTAAGCGAGCCAATACGCTGAAGAACCATTTGATTGCGCATACCGACCTTAGACCGTACGCCTGCGATTTTTGTGATAAAAGATTCTCAACAGGGCCAAGTTGTAGATTTCATAAAAAGACAATGCATCCGAAGGAGTTGGCTGAACTGGAGGCATCCGGAGCTAAAGcatataccaaaaatatacCAACTTTAAATGTACTAAAGGCAGT ATCGCGAACGGGCGAGAATTTCAAGCCGCTGGCATCGAAACAAAATGGTTGCGTGCATTTCGACAAGGACATACAGGCTAAAACTGTAGTTGCGAGTTCAACTACGACTACAAATGCTACAAACGTAcaggattaa
- the LOC105217601 gene encoding zinc finger protein 91: MSGVLLTKTEQFSNSTEHIYVDKWKTWCRLCANDDVDGINIISGQSSQGLNINSDINDIDIVHTVGELFHIHIQEDEKLSQIICLECCKFVKSIIKFSERVNRVQQLYAELHSCTDKITLDLSMLLDKYGIYKDESLITQQQSELPVEEIFVADLPVTTEVDTNLKNQCKTVQVKGDTTVPIGWQKNEFNDPIGDVDENLDQMSCTSSVSEGNSCSEDNCFDNDTESSDCNIKQTKTTVEVTEENAKDIDHLCSVCSQSFQRRCNYSTHMKRKHGIIVCPQCPSSYKTASLLKKHMADHQKLFSCPQCDEKFERKGTLGNHIRNEHKFSSPFVCEACGEALRTKKQLKQHMLTHTDYTPFVCKECGKSFKEKYRLKRHLEIHGDKLICTECGKQLSCRATFNSHMLVHSDKMPHKCDYCGRAFKRAKTLKYHLIAHTGLRPYSCDFCDKTFSTGSSCRFHKKTMHPVELAALEASGAKAYTKNVPNLDALRAVARTGQNFIPLTSKQNGYGNLTNSGCKTEVKNTIAAKCIIFERVTHNVLLISTQSYARRTCFIKMSDTNLGKTESCTNYNLIAEWKCWCRLCAKPNAQYINALTGQCVPSYCNVYNSINIVAVLAEFFQLHIKEDEKLSPLICTECYNVVKSYVDFSANIRKVQELYDDLLHSDNEMRIDFSALYEKHGLLSKETFASQISTELPVEEVFIADSHAASTSHTSKFPIKNEKLTEALSPEALIKEFEKEEEMQDPIAEEKLVSGMEGSIKTSKNNKCTDNDDFDMQTDSWMMLEEDNRLNNENIESDDSEEIAKECKYTCNICSQGFQRSGNYAAHMIKKHEKIICPHCPGSFDSETNLKRHMKEHRELYPCKQCDRKFQRKEYVAQHVKCVHNGERPFICEACGDALRSKGQLKEHMLTHTDYSPFECKECGKCFKQKQRLKRHMQIHGDKLICNECGKQLSCRATYNSHMLVHSDKMQHKCDYCGRAFKRAKTLKNHLILHSGLKPYSCEFCDRTFTNGSNRRTHMKRTHPNELAELEASGEKMYTKNIPELAVLKSVIRRDENLIPVVSKQSGNFAFGKKPKAKPVNTADQRTKN; this comes from the exons ATGTCGGGTGTCCTTTTAACTAAAACTGAACAGTTCTCCAATTCTACCgaacatatttatgtagataAATGGAAAACTTGGTGCCGGCTCTGTGCTAATGATGATGTGGACggcattaatattatttcaggGCAGAGCTCACAAGGCCTGAATATAAATAGTGATATCAatgatattgacatagttcataCAGTAGGGGAATTGTTTCATATCCAT aTACAAGAAGATGAAAAACTTTCACAAATAATTTGCCTAGAGTGCTGCAAATTTGtaaaaagtataattaaattCAGCGAACGCGTAAACAGGGTCCAACAGTTGTATGCTGAGCTGCATAGTTGCACAGATAAAATAACGCTCGATTTAAGTATGTTGTTAGATAAATATGGTATTTATAAAGATGAATCACTTATAACGCAACAACAAAGCGAACTGCCAGTTGAGGAAATTTTTGTTGCCGACTTGCCAGTTACGACCGAAGTCGACACTAATTTAAAGAATCAGTGTAAAACAGTGCAAGTAAAAGGAGACACGACTGTTCCAATTGGCTGGCAGAAAAATGAATTCAATGATCCAATAGGCGATGTGGACGAAAATTTAGATCAAATGTCATGTACTTCATCTGTGTCCGAAGGCAACAGCTGTAGTGAAGATAATTGCTTTGATAATGATACAGAATCATCAGATTGCAATATAAAACAAACCAAAACAACAGTTGAAGTAACTGAGGAGAACGCAAAGGATATAGATCACTTGTGTAGCGTGTGCTCGCAAAGTTTTCAACGTCGATGCAACTATTCTACACACATGAAGAGAAAACATGGTATAATCGTTTGTCCACAATGCCCGAGTTCATACAAAACAGCGTCTCTTCTTAAGAAACATATGGCAGATCACCAAAAGTTATTTAGTTGTCCACAATGTGATGAAAAATTCGAAAGGAAGGGGACTCTTGGTAATCATATAAGAAATGAGCATAAATTTAGTAGCCCATTTGTCTGTGAAGCATGTGGCGAAGCACTACGTACAAAAAAACAACTGAAACAGCATATGTTGACACATACCGACTACACACCATTTGTGTGTAAGGAATGTGGCAAGAGTTTCAAAGAGAAATACAGACTAAAg CGACACTTGGAAATCCATGGTGATAAACTCATCTGCACTGAATGTGGAAAACAGCTAAGTTGCCGTGCAACCTTCAATAGTCACATGTTAGTACATTCCGATAAGATGCCACACAAATGCGACTACTGTGGTCGTGCATTTAAGCGTGCCAAGACACTAAAATATCATTTAATAGCACACACAGGACTCAGACCGTATTCTTGCGACTTTTGTGACAAAACATTTTCAACCGGCTCAAGTTGTCGTTTTCACAAAAAGACTATGCACCCAGTTGAATTGGCGGCCTTAGAAGCGTCTGGCGCAAAGGCCTATACAAAAAATGTGCCAAATTTGGATGCATTACGAGCTgt TGCGCGTACAGGCCAAAATTTTATACCGTTGACATCCAAACAAAATGGTTatggaaactta acaaatagtgGGTGCAAAACTgaagtaaaaaatacaattgcCGCTAAGTGTATCATATTTGAAAGAGTTACACACAATGTTCTATTAATTTCAACTCAAAGCTACGCTAGACGTACATGTTTCataaaaatgtctgatacaaacTTGGGTAAAACAGAATCCTGTacgaattataatttaattgctGAATGGAAATGTTGGTGTCGTCTATGTGCTAAACCCAACGCGCAATATATCAATGCTTTAACTGGGCAATGTGTGCCATCCTATTGTAATGTTTACAATTCAATCAATATAGTCGCCGTTTTAGCCGAGTTTTTTCAACTACAC ATTAAAGAAGACGAGAAACTTTCACCGCTAATTTGCACAGAGTGTTATAATGTTGTGAAATCATACGTTGATTTTAGTGCAAATATTAGAAAAGTTCAAGAATTATACGATGACCTGCTACATAGCGATAATGAAATGAGAATAGACTTTTCTGCGCTGTATGAGAAACATGGCTTACTTAGCAAAGAAACATTTGCTTCACAAATCAGCACTGAACTACCGGTAGAAGAAGTTTTTATTGCAGATTCTCATGCTGCAAGCACTTCACATACATccaaatttccaataaaaaatgaaaagttaACAGAAGCATTATCGCCTGAGGCGCTTataaaagaatttgaaaaagaagaagaaatgcaAGATCCTATTGCCGAAGAAAAATTGGTTTCCGGTATGGAAGGTAGtataaaaacatcgaaaaataaCAAATGCACAGACAACGATGACTTTGACATGCAAACGGATTCGTGGATGATGCTTGAGGAGGATAATCGACTGAATAACGAGAATATTGAATCGGATGATTCTGAAGAAATCGCAAAGGAGTGTAAATACACTTGCAATATTTGTTCACAAGGTTTCCAACGTAGTGGTAATTATGCTGCACATATGATAAAGaaacatgaaaaaataatatgccCACATTGCCCTGGCTCATTCGATAGTGAAACAAATTTAAAGCGTCATATGAAAGAACATCGTGAGTTATATCCGTGTAAACAATGCGATCGCAAATTTCAGCGGAAAGAATACGTAGCGCAACATGTTAAATGTGTACACAACGGTGAGCGCCCATTTATTTGCGAAGCATGCGGCGATGCTTTACGGTCAAAAGGACAACTTAAAGAACACATGTTAACGCACACCGACTACTCACCATTCGAATGTAAGGAGTGCGGAAAGTGTTTCAAACAGAAGCAGCGTTTAAAG AGGCACATGCAAATACATGGCGACAAACTCATTTGCAACGAGTGTGGCAAACAACTGAGTTGCCGCGCCACATACAATAGTCATATGCTAGTGCATTCCGATAAAATGCAACACAAATGTGACTATTGTGGCCGCGCTTTTAAGCGTGCTAAAACGCTGAAAAACCATTTAATACTACACAGTGGACTGAAACCATATTCTTGCGAATTTTGTGATAGAACTTTCACTAATGGCTCAAATCGACGTACACACATGAAGCGGACACACCCAAATGAATTGGCCGAGCTGGAAGCATCAGGCGAAAAAATGTACACCAAAAATATACCAGAATTGGCCGTGCTGAAATCTGt CATACGGAGGGACGAGAACCTCATACCTGTTGTCTCAAAACAAAGTGGGAATTTTGCTTTCGGCAAAAAGCCAAAAGCCAAGCCTGTAAATACTGCGGACCAACGAACCaagaattga